Sequence from the Panthera tigris isolate Pti1 chromosome D3, P.tigris_Pti1_mat1.1, whole genome shotgun sequence genome:
GCCTCGGGCGAGTGGCGGACCCCAGAGGCCCCGCTGGGCAGCCACAAACCCCCTGACAGAGAGGGAAAGCTTCCCTCCCGTGCAAGAGCAGGGACATaaaaatgggggcggggggacggacagagagaatTCCCTTCCCGCACACAGAACCGGCGCTACGGACGACGCCACGGGCGGCCGGACATTCAACCTCAGTTGAATGCGGGGTCGGGTGACAGACTCTCTCCCTGAACGCCCCaagcccccccacctcccacctgactctctccccctcctctctccctgcatcAAGCGTCACCTCCTGCGTGTGTCTGTCCCTCTTGGAAGAGCCAGTTTCCCTCTTCTAAGCATGTGAATTCTATTCCTCGGCATCCCCTGGAATCCTTCGTTACCTAGTATGCCCAGTTCCCGCCAAATCCTCCGGCTTTAGAGAAAAATTTGTTCATTAATAtgtttactcaataaatatttattacacacTTACCCCAGACACTATGTGAATCACTGGGGGTACAAGAGTGAACACAGCGTCGTTCCTGCCCCCAGAAGGGGGACAGGCGACACGCGAAGCTGTAGCTGGCAGACAAGCGCAACAGAAAGCTGTGGCAAGGTAAGGGACAAAGACAGTGAGTGTGAGTGACGTGGGCAAGGTGCGGAGTCCCACAGAAGCCGGTCTGAAGAGGGGCGTCTGAAAAGAAAGAGTCAGACCACGTAAGGACCCGACGTTCCACACAGGGCCAGGGCTCGCCCGGGTCCGGAGCCAGGTGTGGCTGGGCCAGGGGACAAGGAGTAAGGCGCGGGGGACATGAAGTAGCAGTAAGGACCTGGTCGCCAGGTACTTCATGAACTGCCCGAAGAACTTCTGGCTTTTCTTCCCGAGGGAGACGGGAAACCATGGAGAGCTTCAAGAAAAGAGATGCACAGTCTGACTCCTGTCTTGtcttgatgtttgtttttgagagagagacacagagacggcacacgtgagcaggggaggggcagagagaggacgacggtggatcccaagcaggctccacgccgccaacagagagcccggtgtgggcggggctcgaactcaccaaccaagagatcatgacccgagccggggTCTAACGCTTcaccgaccgggccacccagacgcccctgatttgtttttaaaacgtcactcggggagcctgggtggcccggtcggtgAAGCGCTGgactctggctcgggtcatgatctctcggttcatgagtctgagccctgtgtccggctcttcACTGaaagcgtggggcctgcttgggattctctctctccctctctcacggCACgtgcgcgttctctctctctctctctaaaataaataaacgggggcacctgggtggcttagtcggttaaatgcccgacttcggctcaggtcacgatctcgtggttcacgagtgagagccccgcgtcggggtctgtgctgacagctcggagcctggagcctgtttcagattctgtgtctccctgtctaactgcccctcccctctatctgtctgtctctttctcaaaaataaacattaaaaaaaattaaaattaagttaaataaacataaaaaaaaccaaaataaaaacgtCACCCAGCTGCTTTGCTGAAATTGCAGTGCAGAACAGCTCAGGTGAGCAGGTAAAGCAGGGAGGGGAATAACCCAGGTAAGAGAGGGGCGACTGTGGCCAAGAAGGCAGTGAGGGGCAGCCAGGCTTGAATTCTACTCCGAAAGTGCTGACAGGTCACATTTAGGATGTGCTAGAAAAACAAATCACGCCAGAGGCCTGAGCTGAGGAGCCACAAATGTGGAGCTGCCTCCAAATGAAACGCCACAGCGTGTCAGCGGCAGGTGCCACACGAGTGCCAGTGTGGCGTGGACCTTGGCTCGGGAAGATCCAGGCAGGAGCTGCACGTTCAGGCGATGCTGGCGTGGGACCTACAGCCGTGACACAGGGACCGCCTGGCTGTACAGGCCGGCGAGGAGGCCTGGGGACTGCCCTGAGGCGTCATAACGTTTAAAACGAGGCAGGTGGGAAGGAGCCGGCAGAGGGACTGAGGCAGCGACCCGCCAGGTACGAGGACCAGCAGGGTGGCGTCCCAGCGCCACCAGGAGACAGAGTTTGGCGGAAGCCAAGGGCAGCCGGGTCAAAGGCTGTCCACAGGGGCCCTGGCAATGTCACAGCTCGGGTGACCCCAACAGGAGCGCTttcagaggagaggtggggccAAAAGCTTCAGTGAACTTGGTTCAAGACAAATGAGGAGAGAAGGTGGCGACGGGAAGGACAGGATTTTTTCTAAATCCGGCGTAAGAGGAAACTAAGACCTAGAAACGGTAGCTGGAAGATTGTGACAAAATACGCTGCAGCGAAGATAAACTCAAGACAAGACAACATCAGAGCCGGGGCCTAGAGCACACGAGCCGCGGCGCATCTGACACGAGAGAGCAAATAACGGCCGTGAACACTGCAGCGCCACCAGCAGCTAGCCCGGGAGGGAACACCGTGTCATCACCCTGTGTTTACAAAAGCACATAAAACCGCATTATACAatcttactaaaaaaaattacacaggggcgcctgggtggctcaatcggttgggcggccgacttcggctcaggtcacgatctcgcggtccgtgagttcgagccccgcgtcgggctctgtgctgaccgctccgagcctggagcctgtttcagattctgtgtctccctctctctgaccctcccctgttcatgctctgtctctccctgtctcaaaaataaaaataaattaaaaaaaaaattacacggACAGAACAAAGTGCCGTTAAAAAAACATCAGTTGTGCTTCTCTTTAGGCGGCAGAATCATTTAGTTTCAAAATATAGTTTTGAACTTGCTGCAACCGTTCAGAGAGCATATTTGTTCTATTGACTCCACTCAAAACAGTTACCAAAACCGTTCTATTGCATGTGTCACTTCAAAAACcaatcagaaaatacagaaagactcAAACATCTACAACAGCAGGGATGGGCACCCACTAGCACTGGCTGTCCCCTTCTTCTCTACCGATCAGGTGACATCTGAGGAGAGACGGAGGGCTCCCGATCTCTGTGGAAAAGTGCTCAGGCACGGGGGACAACCAGCGCAAAGGCCTGGCGGTAAGAAGGCTGAGCCATCTGAGGAGCCCAAGTGGGCTGGCTACACAGCGGAGCCTCGAACATTCCGACGACGCTAGTGCGCAGCGCGCAGCCGCGTCCAAATGAGCCGGGTTTGCATCGGCCCAGGTGTCCCCCACAGAAGGACTCGAACAAGTCACTTTCCCTCTGCACCTGTTCCCACATCCGTGAAGGAGGGACGCCTCGCGCAGGAGGACCCGTGCACCGGGGAATGCCTATCCTTGTTGAGTATGTCGGACGTGGAGACTCCAGAACCAAACAAAAATCGAGCCAAGCCAACAGCTAACTGAGACCACGCGGGACCCCGCGGCCTGCCTGCAGTGAGGGCTGGAGAGCCGCCCCGCCTGGCACCCGGGTCTCTGAGCCGCGCCACTGCCTCCTCCACCCTCACGGCGTCCCCacccacccgggcgccccgtcAGCGCGGGCGCCGTCTCTGCGCCAGCGCCCCCTAATTCGCCCTGGCGCCCCATCACGGCGGGCCACATCTCTGCGCCGGCGCCCCCCAACTCGCCCGGGCGCCCAGTCACCTCAGGCCGCATCTTTGCACCAGCGCCCCATCACGGCGGGCCACCTCCCTGCGCCAGCGCCGCCACCGGCCTctgcgccccctccccaccccctccccggcgCCCCGTCACCGCGGGCCCCATCTCTGCGCCGCGCcagcgccccccacccaccccggcgCCCCGTCACCGCGGGCCGCGTCTCCGCGCCGCACCAACGCTCCCTCCCGCAGCCCCGGCGACCCTCACACACCCCCGCCAGGCCCGACTCCCGGCGCCCCTCCCCCGGCGATCCCGTCTCCGCGTATCGCGTCTCTGCGCCAAACCGGTGCCACCTCCACCCCCGGCGCCCCCGCGCCAGCGCCCCCCCAACTCCCGGCAGCTCCCCCCAACCCCGGCGCGCCCCCGACTACACGCCCCTGGCGGGGGAGGGCTCTAAGAAGGCCGGGCGCGAACCGCAAGACTCCCGACCCCGACCCCCAGCGTCCCCGGTCACGCCGCGGCCTCACCTACCCGAGGCTGGACCGCACTCCGGCCGCGTCCGGCTGAGGCCTGGGGGCGGCGGTCGAGGCGGCGCCGCTCCGCTAGGCGCATCCGGGACCGCGGGAGGAGGAAGCGGCGGCGCGCCCGCTACGGCGAGCCGGAAGTGACGTAGCGCGGAGGGAGGCGACGAGACGGCCAGAGGGCTAGAGCGGTCGGGAGGGGGGCGGGCCGACGGGCCGTTGGCGGACCGGCGTGGCGGCGTGCACAGCCGTCGCTTCGGCCCCGAGGGTGGGCGGGGCTAGAGCGGCGTCCCCAGACCCCGCGTCGTGAGAACCAGGACGCTGGCGCTTCCACAGGCTGTTGAGAAGGGACGCCACATCGCAGGGGTcagaatatttgcaaagcatacaCCTGATAAGCGAGTTGGATCCAAAACAGACAGGGAGCTCACAACTCAAGCAATCAACAAACAAACGATTTTTAAAGAGCTTGtttgcggggcacctggatggctcggtgggttgacaccccgactcttgatttgcgttcaggttgtgatctcatggtcgtgagattgagccctccgtctggctccgcactgacagctgcttgggattctctctgtctctctctctctctctctgtctctctctctctctctgtctctctctctctctcaaaaaattgaacttaaaaaaaaatttaaagtttcttctttctttaaattttaattagtttattgACTACATCTGTGtctcataccttttttttaatgtaatttattgtcaagttagctaacatagtttatttttaactaagtTCTGCACCCAGtaaggggctccaacccacaaccccgagaccaggaccggagccagccaggcatcccggGACAAAGGAGTTTTAAGCAGGCGAAAGACTTGAGTGGATATGTCCCACAAGAACGGACTCCTCGCTCAACATCATCCAGACCAAAACCCCTTCTTTTGCTAAGACGACCTGGAAAAAGTAAGTGCTGGCGAGGCCGCAGAAATTGGGACCCTCGGACGCTGCTGGCGGGGATCTCAAATGATACGGCTTctgtggaagacagtttggcaccCCTCCAAGTTAAAGACAGAGCTGACATATGACCCAGCTGTTCCACTCCCTTAGTGTATAGCCAAGAAAGTTAacaacacatgtccacacaaaaacatgcacacaaataCTCTTAGTGTTACTCGCTacagccaagaaatggaaacaacccaaatgaatggataaaatgtggcCGTGTCCATACAACGGATTGTTACTCAGCCAATTAAAGGGAGCAGGTGTCTAGCACAcctgctacaacatagatgagccTTGAAAGCAGTACTCAGCGGAAGAATCTAGACGTGGAAGGCCACATATCGTGTAATTCCATTGATATAAAATgtgcagaggcgcctgggtggctcagtcagttaaacatccgacttcggctcaggtcatgatctcacggtttgtgggttcaagccccaccttgggctctgtgctgtcggctggagcctggagcctgcatcagattctgtgtctctctctctgtcccacccctgctcgtgctctgtctctttctttctcaagaataaacattaaaaaaattttttttttcatgtgcagaATGGGAAAATCCGCAGAGGTGGAAAGTAGGCTAGTGGTTGCGGCAGGCTGAGGAGAGGCGGTGGGGGGTGACTGCAACCGGCCGTGCGATTTCCTTTTggggttgatgaaaatgttgtgaaaTTAAGTAGCGCCGATGGTTGCACAATTTTGTGAATTtactaaaaactactgaactGTGTACTTTGAAAGGATGcatgtatggtatgtgaattatatctcagtaaaaaattcatttacaaaaatgaagGCCAGAGCAGTAAAGTGCCTGGGCAAAgtgcaggtgcaaaggccctctggtattaaactaaaaatccttagaataaacaaaactaaaatctgGCTATAAAAAGGAGACAAGAGGGGCatctgagcggctcagtcggttgagtgtccgacttttcagcttgggtcatgatctcatggttcatgagttcgagccccgtgtcgggctctgtgctgacagtacaaagcctgcttgggattctctgtttctctctcgcagaccctcccctgctctctctcaaaataaatatttaaaaaataacaaaaaggagACAAGAGTGGGCAGCTGCACTTACTAGTTGTTCCAGAATCACATGGAAAAGAACAGCTTCCCTCAGATTGAATTGCCTGGGTGGGgactggctctttttttttttttttttaatttttatttatttttacatttatttatttttgacagagagcaatagtcggggaggaatagagagagggagacacagaatccgaagcaggctccaggctttgagctgtcagccacagagccccacgcggggctccaactcacaaactgtgagatcatgacctgagccgaagtccgacgcttaactgactgagccacccaggcgccctggggtcTGGCTCTTTTAACCTTCAGAAGGCTCTCCTGCTTGGTGAGGCTGGAAACTTACAACGTACCTGCCACAATCCCCCACCGCCAGAGTCCCGGCGGAGTTAGCCCCCTTCTGTTGCCGCATCTGTGTGACACTGGAGGTAGAAGGGAGGTGACCACGTCCCTCCCGCTGCTCCTGGCCGTACTTGCTACCTGACAGCAGGGCCGTAGAACTCGGGTCTCCCCTGCAAGGGAGGCCCAGTGGTGGGTTGCCTTCAACTTGGAGACGCGGACAGTGGTGACTTCTTGACACGAACCCCTCATCCTGGGCCAAAGCCCTGGGCAGCTTGTCAGCAGCTCCACGTGTGTGGCCGTGGGCCGGGAGCTCTGGGAActcctgtccccccacctccagagGGAGCATGAGGAAAAGGTGCCTCAGTGGGTCAGTTCCGTATTGTTCTGGAAACCGTTCCAGACCTGGTCCGGTACGAATCCAGGTCCTTGAGCCTCCCACCTTACCCCCCGGTCTGTAAGCTCCAAATTTCCTGTACAGAAAGTCTACAGAACCAGAGCATAAcaccctcccctccagaaacccgTGTGCAGTCTCAATACGGCTGAAATGGCTTCCCAACGTGTCCCCGGTGGCTGACTCGTGTGCACACCCCACATGCTGGCCAACGGGGGATCTGGCAGGCGGCCGGGATCCTCCCTCATCCAGGGGCCAGGCCAGGGAAAGGAGGTGCGGGTGCTTGCCTTCCTGCGTCCTTGGGATAACACCGCTTTCCTGCTTGAATCTGAATGCTGGCATCTGATACACCGACTATGCCGATTCTGACCTTAGCTTCCTGGGGCCTCCCACGCTCAGGGATCGTGCAACCCAGTCAGAGGCTCGCCCCAAGGTCAGGCTTGCTCCCCTGGGGTTCTGGAGGAGCAGAGGGCAGCTCCTGTCATGTGATATTGGCAGGGATCCAATGTCAAGCACCTTCCATGGAGGGCAAGAGCTATCAAAACCAAGTGGCCATCGGAGACCCATCAGACCACTGATTCTGCATCTGGGGATACTCGCATGTGGACAAGGAGGTACAGCGATGCCCGGACAGACGCCCGGCAGCAGGCTGGAGACCGGGGCCGTCTGCAAGATGAGCCACCAGCAAGGACCACGCAGATGCTCATGTCTCTGAAACCACGCTATGTCGAGATGAGAGTTCAGTGTGCCTCGTAAGCCTTCATCGGTGTGAAGAGAGGGGTCAGAGGGGCTCACACGTGCAGAGCTCTCTGGGAGGAGCCACGGCAACCACTAGGAGCAGGGGCCCTGCAGAGGCCCTGGGAACGAGGGACCGAAGGCAGCCGCTCTCCTCTGCACTGCTGCCCCAAGTGTATGGATTACTTTAAAATACCACGTACCCATGAGTCCTCCAAGGTGGTTTAAATGGGTCACCCACTAATTACCCGCAGTCACAACTGGGAGTTATCTTCTCTAGTGGTTTGATCTTCCAACCAAGACCTCGTGTCCTTTCACAGGAAAACCCAAGGTCCCAGTAGCTACTCGGCTAATTTCTGCCCCCAGAAATGACTTAGTAGAGAACCCTGGCTATCACAGGGGACACTGACGTGCCTAAAACCAACCTCCAGACGTCCTCCAAACCCACCTTCCCCGGGGGCTCCATCTGTCAATCGCCCAGCTCATCAGTGCTCAAACGGAGCTCAAGTCGGCCCCAAATCCTCCCTTCTGTGCTCACCTCCATCCACCTGGCAGCAGGAGGCCCAACTACCTTCCTGGCCCCACACACACCTCACTCACCCTCTGCACATGGCCTCCCCAGGTCGCCACCAGCATCCTCAAAGGTCTTCCTGATCCTACTCGAACTACCCCATCTATTAACCCTCAAGAAGACCTCAAGAATATCTGCCCAGCCCCCCTGTGCACCCAAGTATGCCCATGCACACACCCCACACATCACAGGCATGCACACATCTCATGGGCACACAGGCGCCACGCGCACACACTCAAGCACGCAATCACGCGTGCACGCACAGGAGTGCACACGCATCACATGCAGGCACACATCACGTGCACACGGGCgccacgcacgcacacacaagcacacaatcACACGTGCATGCACAGGGGCACACATGCATCATATACACGCACACACTGAATGTACACACAGGCACCACGCACGCAATCgcttgtgcatacacacacagggGTACACACGCATCGTATGCACGCACATACACAAGCATGCACATACAAAACGCACCCCTCCGCCACGCGAACTGTTCCAGACTTGCCAATTGCCCACCCGTCACCAGATCCCCCTCGTCTTGCTAACAGGTCACTTGTGTTCCGTGCCATGTTGCACACCACTGGGTAAAATGCATCCCCCAGTGTCCCTCGCAGTTAGACCAGCCTGCGAGACGCGCTCTTGACCAACGAGAGAAAAGGCTACTGGTGGGCCTTTTGCCAGGAACGCTCCTGGAGGGGCCGCCCTGTCCCTCTTCTGTCCCAGTCCCCCCAGCAGGAGCGTGGGCAGCACTGGGGTGGACGTGACCGGGTGAAGGCCGTGTGGGCGGCTCCAGGGTCAGGGCCACCTGCCCGGCTTCTCTGGCGCCGCCGCACTGCCCAGCTCCATCCCGAGGGCCCGGCGCGGGTCCGGGCTCCGCTTGCCAGCATCATACTCTGTCCCTTTACAGCACGCGGCACTGCCTCCCTCTCCGGACGCAAAACACACAGAAACgtaaaacaaggggtgcctgaggCAAAGTTTGTACTTATTTAATAAGAAaactgcttctttaaaaaaatagtgtcttTCCGTGCTGAGGTGTGAGCGGTTACTGCACGAGCTGGAAACAGAGTCGCGACAGGTCCTGCCGGCGACGGAACCCAACCTGACGCAGGTCTCGGGACCCTGAGGCTGCGGGGCCGCGGCGCGGCTCCCTGGGTCGGCGAGGATGGCCCTGCACCCGTGGGCCGGCCGCCGCCTCAGTCGCTGTCTCCCAGGGGGCTGGGTGCCTGTGGAACAAGAgcaaaagtgggggtggggcggggcggtcCGCGGGGACACACCACACCagggcccctcccccccgcctgcCCCGTCGGGGAGGAGCGCCAACACGTGTCCTCTCCTGCctgcctggggggcgggggacccaGGGGAACAAGGGACGGGATGTGGAAGGTCTCTCTCAAGGTGTCCAGCCAGCCAGCAGCCAAAGGTGGTTCCAGCAAGGGCGAGCAGAGGGCGGgcccagccccccccacccccccccccgccccgaccccccATCAGATCTGCACATGCGCCGCCtcctaccacccccccccccccccgccaaattaGACTGGCAATTTTCACCTAAAATTCCAGAATGCCACTTTCTCTTGGAAAAACTTGGGGCTCTCCCAACGtggccctccccgcccctcctcacATGACCCTCCCGCACAAGGCGGCCCTCTCCCGGAGATggcccaccgcccccccacccgaAGTGGCGCTCTCTGGTGGCCGGGAGACGGAACAGGGGCGCTCCTGCCGGCCAGCCTCCACCGATCCCCATCGCTGCGCAGACACCGCTACGACTTTGACCCCACCTGCACACCTGCTTTTCCACACCTGGCCCACTCGCCTTGCCTAGTCACCCGCGTGCACCAGTTTACAACCCCAGGCGTGCCCGCAGCAGTGTTTCTGTGGACGCCTAGATGACGGCCCCGAGAACACCGGCTCAGGACCCGCAGGGGAGAGACCTACGGCCGCAGACCCACTAGCTCCAGGGCCTGGAACAGACGCCCCGTCCTAAATGCAGCTGGCAGGGATGAGCCGCCCCCGAGCCATGGCCCTGGCAGGATCTTGCGGGTGGGACATTCCGGAGCGGGCGTGACAACAGACACGTGCTGAGGACCCAGCAGGGCTCACCCTGACACCTCCCTCTCACCGATCGGAAGGCCAGCCACCAAGCACAGCCTTCGTCCAAGGTCACTAAGCACAGAGCGGGGAGCGGACACCAAGCAACATTTTGGGGTCACCAGCCACCCATTCCAATGCCCCGGCTCTGCTGGTCTGCAGTGGTGTGACCCCGTGACCGCCCCTCTGGGGCTCAGCTTGCTTGTCTGCATGATGGACACAGGGACACCGGTGCAGAGCAGGCTAGAAGCTCGGCCGAGCTCCCGAAAGGGAAGGCCTGTGGCGGCCCCGGGGCCcccgcctccagcccctggtccccaccccaccttggCACCCAGGCCGGCTGCCGCGTGGGCGGTGGCGTCGAAGTCGTGCACAGGCAGGGTGCCCAGCCACCGGGCCATGGACCGCTCCTGGCGCTCGGTGCTGATGATGGTGGGGTAGATGTGCTGCTCCTTGAACGCCGCGACCCCCGCCTCCTCCTGGGTCCAGTCCAGCGGCTCATGCAGCCCGTCGTTGCCAAAGCGCTGGTTGTACTTGTCGAAGTGCACGCGCTCCAGGACCAGGCCGAGCCCCGGCGCCTTGGGCACGTCCACCTTCGCCTCGCCCCAGCTGCGTTCCAGCAGGCTCTCGGGGGCGTAGCCCTTGATCACGGCCACCACCAGGCCGACCATCTTCCTGATCTGGTGCGTCATGAAGCTCTGGCCCTTCACCTTGATCACCGCGAACTCCATGCCCTCCCGCACGAAAGGCTCCTCGCAGAACATGTCCAGGATGTAGCGCCGAGCGCTGGCCTCCCGGGGCCCCTTCTGCGAGGTGAAGTTGTGGAAGTTGTGCGTGCCCTTGTAGCAGGCGAGGAGCGCGTTCACCCGCCGCAGCGTGTCCGCGCTCAGCCGGTAGCTCTCGTCCTGCACGTCGTGGTCCTTGTGGGCGAAGGCGAACGTGGGCAGCATGTACAGGTAGGTCCTGGCGTCGCACTTGTTCTTGGAGTTGAAGCCGCCCGTGACCCTCTTCAGTCCttgaggggagaaggggcaaaTGAGGACCACACTTCCTGCCAACAAGCGTCTGGACCGCACACGGCCCGACTTCCGCGCACAAGCCTGCACCCGCCCAGCGTGCAACCTCACAgccacgcacgcacacgcacacgcacactcaTCAAAAGCACAGGCATGTGTTAAAACCCAGGGCTTGTCAAGATGCGGGAGGCTCATCTCCACAGGACGCACGACACTGCGGGTGGGAAGCGTGGCGCGACCCGAAACCACCCCTTACGAGCGGTTGGTTCTGTGCGAAGACACCGAGACAGCAGCATGtttaacagcaaaaacaaacaaacaaacagacagacagagaaaactTAGAAAGCCCAGCCACAGAAAAACGGATCCAGGATGCTCTGGAACGATCATGGGATGAAGCAGCGGGCAGCCCCTGAAGACGAGGAGGCCAGGTCTGTGGGAGACACCTGTCCCGTGGGGGAGCCAGCGCGTTCTTGGTCGTGTCTGCGTGGCTGTTGCATCTGCTCGGGgggaggttttcttttcttttttcttttttttttttaacgtttatttatttttgagacagagagagacagagcatgaatgggggaggggcagagagagagggagacacagaatcggaaacaggctccaggctccgagccatcagcccagagcccgacgcggggctcgaacccacggaccgcgagatcgtgacccgggccgaagtcggacgctcaaccgactgagccacccaggcgccccacggggaggttttcttttaacgtttgtttattatttttgagagacaaagagacagagcgtgagcgggggaggggcagagagagagggaagcacagaatccaaagcaggctccaggctccgagctgcccacagagcccgatgcggggcttgaacccatgaaccgtgagatcatgacccgagtggaagtcggacactcaaccaactgagccacccaggtgccccgctccGGGGGGGAATTTGAGTTACAAATTCACGGTCGTCCGCACCGAGCATCGCCAAGCTGCACTGTGCACAGGGCCGCCCCGTGTGATGCCACGCAGGGAGCGCTGACCACTAAGCTGACTGGACGGGACGCGACGCGGTGTTTGTTTTAGCGAAACGGGCCCGTCTGTGGAAGGCGCCGCAGAGCCTCCCACGGAAGCGCGCTGTTTGAGGCCTCGGGAGGCCTGGCGAGGATGGGCTCCACGAGGCGCCACCCGCAGGACCGTCTCCTGGGGGGCGGAGCGCCCGCCCCCCACGACAAACAAGGGCCCCGCTTCGCTAGCACACGCGGGCTCGGCAATCGACGGGCGCTGGCCGCCTCACGCCCAGAGTCTGGTTTGTGCCACAGCTCGCGGCGGCTTTGCCCAAGAGACTCGCGCTCGCCCACGCCCCAGGCGTGCTGCCTGATTCCGCAGACAGAACCCCACAGCGACAGGAAGCAGAGCGGCAGTGGGGGGCGGGTCTCACCCAAGAAGGTTCCGCAGACGTGAGGTACGTCAAAACCTCCCAACTGTATACTTAAACCTGCCGCTGGTCATTCGGCAATTGTACCTCGACCGGCCGGTCATTTAGCCGGCTGCGCGCAGGGCGGCCGGCACGTCCGGGCGGAGCCATACACGCCCATCGGCGCCAAGcccagggaagggacagggcCACGCCGCTGTGGTTTTCGGGCTCCACGACAAGTGGGCTGAGGGGAAGCGGCAAGGCAGGCTCGAACACAGACGACCCCACGGCCGCTCGGCCTGGGTGCCGGCGGGGGAGGTAGGGCGGGTACAGTCAGGGAGCGCGTGCGGCCGAGACCGAGGTCCCGGGGCCGCGCGGCCCCGGCC
This genomic interval carries:
- the PUS1 gene encoding tRNA pseudouridine synthase A isoform X2 translates to MAGNVEAPAPVGARPERDPKARGGWRGGARIWEETEQQAKKLRSASDAEQHRKLPKRKIVLLMGYSGKGYHGMQRNVGSSQFKTIEDDLVSALVRSGCIPENHGEDMRKMSFQRCARTDKGVSAAGQVVSLKVWLIDDILEKINGHLPPHIRILGLKRVTGGFNSKNKCDARTYLYMLPTFAFAHKDHDVQDESYRLSADTLRRVNALLACYKGTHNFHNFTSQKGPREASARRYILDMFCEEPFVREGMEFAVIKVKGQSFMTHQIRKMVGLVVAVIKGYAPESLLERSWGEAKVDVPKAPGLGLVLERVHFDKYNQRFGNDGLHEPLDWTQEEAGVAAFKEQHIYPTIISTERQERSMARWLGTLPVHDFDATAHAAAGLGAKAPSPLGDSD
- the PUS1 gene encoding tRNA pseudouridine synthase A isoform X1 → MAIRVVRAAAGAVRRACGPCSPSLGPRLLRLPPMAGNVEAPAPVGARPERDPKARGGWRGGARIWEETEQQAKKLRSASDAEQHRKLPKRKIVLLMGYSGKGYHGMQRNVGSSQFKTIEDDLVSALVRSGCIPENHGEDMRKMSFQRCARTDKGVSAAGQVVSLKVWLIDDILEKINGHLPPHIRILGLKRVTGGFNSKNKCDARTYLYMLPTFAFAHKDHDVQDESYRLSADTLRRVNALLACYKGTHNFHNFTSQKGPREASARRYILDMFCEEPFVREGMEFAVIKVKGQSFMTHQIRKMVGLVVAVIKGYAPESLLERSWGEAKVDVPKAPGLGLVLERVHFDKYNQRFGNDGLHEPLDWTQEEAGVAAFKEQHIYPTIISTERQERSMARWLGTLPVHDFDATAHAAAGLGAKAPSPLGDSD